DNA sequence from the Sandaracinaceae bacterium genome:
CCGAGGTCCACGCGCATGCCCACACCGTCTGGCAGGCCGCGGTGCAGGTTGCCCGGCAGGCCGCCGCCCGTGATGTGGCAGAAGCCGCGGATGTCGCCGGCGGCGAGCGCGGCGCGCGCGACGTCTGCGTAGATCTTGGTGGGGCGCAGCAGCACCTCGCCCAAGGGCGCGTCGAGGCCCTCCGGCGTGTCGTTCAGCGATAGCGGGTTCTCGCGGTCCAGCAGCGCGCGGCGCGCCAGGCTGAAGCCGTTGCTGTGCAGGCCGGAGCTGGCCACGCCGAGCACCACGTCCCCCACGGCAATGCGCTCGCCCGTGATGACCGCCTTGCGCCCGACGACGCCCACGGCGAAGCCGGCCAGGTCGTACTCGCCGCCGGCGTAGAAGCCTGGCAGCTCGGCCGTCTCGCCGCCCAGCAGCGCGCAGCCCGCCTGCTTGCAGCCGTCGGCGATGCCGCGCACCACGGCCTCGCCTTGGTCCACGTCCAGCTTGCCGGTGGCGAAGTAGTCCAGGAAGAACAGCGGCCGCGCGCCCACGGTGAGCACGTCGTTCACGCACATGGCCACCAGGTCGATGCCCACCGTGTCGTGCTGAT
Encoded proteins:
- a CDS encoding phosphoribosylformylglycinamidine cyclo-ligase is translated as MKGLTYRDAGVDIDAGERLVDRIKPLAAATRTPHVIGGVGGFAGLCGLPSDIEDPILVSGTDGVGTKLKLAFALDQHDTVGIDLVAMCVNDVLTVGARPLFFLDYFATGKLDVDQGEAVVRGIADGCKQAGCALLGGETAELPGFYAGGEYDLAGFAVGVVGRKAVITGERIAVGDVVLGVASSGLHSNGFSLARRALLDRENPLSLNDTPEGLDAPLGEVLLRPTKIYADVARAALAAGDIRGFCHITGGGLPGNLHRGLPDGVGMRVDLGSWPRPAIFDLIQREGGVAEPEMQRTFNLGLGFTMIVPPADVAAVQAALDAVGEPAYRVGEIIASDATGEARIKVV